The nucleotide window ctttccagcCTCATCTTCTGCCTCCAggcttctcctccctctggacaccccctctctccagcagtcctTCATGGGAGAAATGTCCTTTGGCTGGAGGAGTGGCCCTTTGGGATTCAATGGCCCACAAAGGGGaggaaatgtgtgtctgtggtggtgtttttttttttttgactcaCTAGGAGTGGACAGGTAACATCAGATCCAGTAGGTAGTAGGATCCTAGACAGACTGTCCAggcgagggaggggatggagatcaTGTCACGCTTGTCTCCTCCTTCTAGATTTGCAGAAGCAACCAGAGGATGGGAGTGTGCGTTTGTtggacgtatgtgtgtgtgtgtacgagggtcagaggtgtgcctgtgtgtttgtgggaagAGCCCAGAGGTAAACAAAGTGAATCAATACAGTCCTTCACCACTCCCAGGTGTGACTAATAACTGAAGCCAGCGATACTGCAGCTATTGGCTCATAAACTAACACAGGTGGAGCTCATTGATTGACTTAACAAAGGAAATACCTTTTCTGGGAGAAGCTATGGTTATTCATTGACTAaaaggtgtgtgtctgcttttCTGAAGATGTAAACAAGTCCTGTTCAAATAGGAGCTGACGGTTTTAACTTGTGATGGCCTGTAATGATCAAATATGTTGTTATGTGCCCAGACTGCAAGGCCCGTTGGTAAGAGGAGCGTTTTCCCACACAATCTCTAGAGAGCTGGAAACCTGTCTAACTGGCTTGAAGTTGGTTGCGCCACATGCAGATACACACTCAGAatttcctcaaacacacacagacacctgcacgcacacgcacacacacacacacacatcaaacactcttctctgtctctctctactctacTGCGGTATTTCATGGGGCATGACTGGGTCACATGTGGTTGCTAGGCAGCCAGGGCCTTAATGAGTGACAAGGCTGACTGACTTGGGCTCGTTTGGTCTGAGGACAATCAGGCCATAGAGAAGTTGAAAAGCAGCTTCAGATGATTTATTATAAGTTTAGTTCTTATGAAGAGGTGCAAGACCAATTCATTCCTATGAAACTCAACCAGTACTTGTTACTGTGGAAGAAATCCGTTTTTTGGAATTACGAGCACCTGCTATCCTTTGTTTTTCCCTTTCTACTCTAAATTCTGACATTCATGCCTCAGAGATTTTGTTAACAACACTTTGTGATTTGCGTGGTCATTATTCATGTATAGAGTGTTTAGATTCTCCGATCTGCAGATTGCTTAATACTTAAAAACCCCGAACTCAACTGAATGAAACTATTCCTGAAGAGATGGACATAACTTTTCTTAATCGGTTACAAATGCAAACATAAACTTGAGTTGCTATTGGACAGGAATGTGGCTGTccggacacagagagggagagggagagggagagggagagggagggggagggggagagggagaggcagggaggcagggagggagagagggagagagggagagagggagaggcaggcttGCAGATAAACCTTCAGACCTAACCCAGGGTTGGGTGGTTATGGTCCCCCCCCCTCATTGACCAGTGATCTGGGAGGTGCGGTATGTGACCTCCTGAAGGGAGGTAATCATCGACAGTACTGGGCGTCTTGAGGGGCAGAGTATGAGAGAGTTATCTAGCAGCAGGACGGCTGCCtcaagcagcagagagagagagctcagccTGTAGATGAACCTTTAGACTCCCATGTCAGAACTTTGTGTAGTTAAGGCGTACCATATCTTCTGAAACGACCCTTCTGTGTCCTGTGGAATTTGTCATTTGTCCAGACCTTTGATTTGAATCTGTATCTCGCACAATATTTTTCTGTGAGGAACCGTGTCAAAATAATAAGAATTACATCCAGAAATTGAATACAactgttttttttccaaaacattcCAGAACAACCATGCAGTACGTAACGCCAGCCTGTACAACAAGCCCTTTGTGGAGTCGTTTGAGGAGACTCCGCTGCTGGTGGCGGTCCTCACCTACGTGGGCTACGGCATCCTCACCGTGTTCGGCTACCTGAGGGACTTCCTGCGCGGCTGGAGGATCGAGAGCCACCACGTGGCCCAGGAGAGGGATGAGCAGAAGGtacacccctcctcacctccacctcctcacctccacctgctgctttctatctctcactcactgactcactgactcccaatctctctcacacacacacacacacacacacacacacacacacacacacacacacacacacacacacacacacacaatatacaacAATTTGCATTGTTATTAAATATCTTAATTTAACTTTACTGTGATGATTCTTGCTCTAATTTAACCCACTTAGTCAAATATCATCTTCCATTAGACGAAGGGTCACatctttggttgtttggccaatctAAGAAACAATGGATACTGGAAGCTGAGATCCACTAGTGGTTGTGTGATCTGAGCCCTCCATGAtgtgtcttctctctccaggacTTTGTTCCTCTATACCAGGACTTTGAGAACTTCTACACCAGGAACCTGTACATGCGCATCAGGGACAATTGGAACAGGCCCATATGCAGCGTTCCTGGGGCCAAGATGGACCTGATGGAGAGGGTGTCTCATGACTACAACTGGACCTTTGAGTGAGTCTgaccgtctgtccgtccgtccgtccgtctgtctgtctgtctgagtctgtgtgtgtgggtatattTTCATGAGACTTTGCCTGAGGTCTGAATGAGTCATGGCCAAATCTCAGCCTgcatgtctcccctgctcccgaGGTCATTGTCCCTTCCTGTAATGATCAGACCAGCCACAACGAGAAGACGCCACCAGACTCTGTCACATGCTGCTGTGTGGAAACGTCGCTAAAGCACAGCAACCAGTCACCTCTCACACCCAACTGTTAATGAGTCTGATAATTCAGTCTTGTCCACATGCCAACAACCCAAGACTGTGAATGTGTTTGAAGAACGTAACAAAGTACACAGCACAAATAGGGCCCTGGTGAAACATCAGGTCTACTGAATAGACATTTCTggcatgtttttacattttttcACAGTAGGTGATTCAATGTCTTAAGAAATATTGGAATGTTCCTGGAGCTaatctatgtaatattcatTTAGTATATGCCTTTGTCCCAAGCGACATACAAGcatggggggatttgaacctgcaagtTAACCACATCCTGTGGAGCTTattgctctgtgtgtttctgactcGTCTCTGCTTCTCCAGGCACACGGGCAATGTGGTGAAGGACGTCATCAACATGGGCTCTTATAACTACCTGGGCTTTGCCGAAAACATCGGCACCTGCGCTGACGCAGCCACCAACGCCACGCTCAAGTACGGGGTGGGCGTGGCCAGCACGCGCCACGAGATGGGTAAGTAAGCCTAACCATAACCGGAGACAAATTCCTTGTATGTGTACACATACTTGTTCAAAGAAGCTGATTCTGACATGGTAGTTGGCTACCCTTCCTAGCAGTGTTGTGTAGGGGCAGGTTATTTAAACAAGATGAATGTAgacatccacttacccctggaAAGCCCAACCTCCTCATACCAAGGTTCAATTTTGTAATAACATGTAGCGCTAAACCATAATGAAGCATAGCTACATAGAAGTTAATATGTCATTACAATGTAAATAGTATAGGTGTTGCAACATAGTCACAGTAATTCAAGTTTGTTTATGTAAAGTGTTTCCAAATATGGCAAGGTTTTACTATACTGACATCATGCTGTTGTTTGTTCAGGTAACCTGGATGTTCATGAGGAGTTGGAGCAGTTGGTTGCCAGGTTTCTGGGTGTGGAGTCGTCCATGGTGTTCGGCATGGGTTTCGCCACCAATTCCATGAACATTCCTGCTCTAACTGGAAAGGTATAAAATCCTTTGtttcctccttctgtctctctttttccagaCATGGTTCCACATATTAGCTGTGGGCCTACATCCTGTCTGAGGAAACAGGTTTTCAGTTGTTGTGGATTTCTAGGTTCATCCTGTTCCACAACTTCGGGACATCTTCTAGAACATTCTGTATGCAAGGGCCCGGCTCGTTGAGTCACACCAACCCCTgttcttcacttcctgttcttaGGTTCTGTTTTGACAGGAAGTGAAATTCCACAGTACCTTCCAGTAatcactgacagacagagaggggggaaggaggaagggggaaagagGCTAGTCACGTCACATACTGGAGGTCATGAATTCTTTAGACATTCTCATGCCTTCTTGTCACAAGGATTACGTAACAGGATTAATCATTCATTCATCAGATGACAGGGCATGCTGGTCAAGTGTCAGGAGCAGTGAGATGCCTAAGATGTAGAGTTAGATATCCAGTATGAAATGTAGATGTAGAGTTAGATATCCAGTATGAAATGGAGATGTAGAGTTAGATATCCAGTATGAAATGGAGATGTAGAGTTAGATATCCAGTATGAAATGGAGATGTAGAGTTAGATATCCAGTATGAAATGGAGATGTCGAGTTAGATATGCAGTAGGATGTGGAAGATAGACGGTGAGATGTCTGACATGTCCAGTGCCACATGGCGTGTCTGCAGGGCTGTCTGATCCTGAGTGATGAGTTGAACCATGCTTCCCTGGTGCTGGGTGCCAGACTGTCAGGATCCACCATCCGTGTCTTCAAGCATAACAGTAAGTACACGCTCcgtctctacacacacatgcacacacttaacaacacgcacgcacccaacagcacacacactctcgacaGAGTTATCAAACTCTTACTTTCCCATACAAAGCCCAGTCCCCCACTTGTCACAGGACTGCACAATACAGAATGTGGGGGGTTAGATAGCACACACTCTTCAGTACACACAGGTTATTCAGTACACACTAAAGACTCtacaccatctctctcctctcatttacatttagtcatttagcagacgctcttatccagagcgacttacagtaagtacagggacattccccccaaggcaagtagggtgaagagccttgcccaaggacacaacgtcattttgcacgaatcgaaccagcaaccttctgagtaatagcctgattccctaaccgctcagccatctgactcccattcctcctctcattctcatccctttctctccgACTAGACATGCAGAGTCTGGAGAAGATGCTGAGGGATGCCATCGTACACGGCCAGCCCAGAACCCACCGACCCTGGAAGAAGATTCTCATCCTGGTGGAGGGCATctacaggtagacacacacacgcatgtacacacataccagggtttcccacagaaaatgtgttagttaaggtgatagggtggggtttgctgtcaggccagggggggagggggcgtagtttgtgcgatagtctactgcgttctgcagagaagggagactggcgttggtcacggtttggattggaagggagaaaacaggacaacggCGGATATTGGTATAAAAAAATAACGATGTAATTAAggaggcaggcgtgtgttgcttaggcggccgccttaactgaaacgtgctgcgggaaaccctgcatactgtacacacacgcatgcatacacatacaagGTGTCCTTTCATGCCTTGCGTGGGATCCTACTAATGTACTTCCTGTGTCAAGTCTAAGTATTCAATACCCCTGGCTGCTCCCTGCTACTCAGTATAGATCAATAATGTGTTGTTATGGATGAAAGCATCCTTAGGGATTTGGGGAGGAAACACTTACTGCTAGAGAACACGCCTCCAGATATCATGTTCAGGTTTTAGTTTATGAGCCATTTGTCACAACCACATCTTTTCAAGTGCATTATTACAGGATTTGTGCATGGAAGGCACTTTATATTGATGTGTGTATCTTTCCATCTGTCCCAGCatggagggcgtgtgtgtgtgtgtgtgtttgtgtgtgtcctcaacccccctcaccctcctctctgtgtcccagcATGGAGGGCTCCATTGTGCGTCTGCCTGAGGTGATCGCCCTGAAGAAGCGCTACCAGGCCTACCTGTACCTGGACGAGGCGCACAGCGTGGGGGCGCTGGGGCCCCGCGGGGGCGGCGTGGTCGACTACTTTGGCCTGGACCCCAGGGACGTGGACGTCATGATGGGAACCTTCACCAAGAGCTTCGGCGCGGCAGGGGGATACATCGGAGGGAAGAAGGTGAGACATGTTTGCCTTATGCTCCTCtaatcacccccccacacacacacacacccagagaagaACAGGAATCTCAAGGTCATCATGAGTCATCATCCAGGATGTGATTCCGTCATGAATGTACTTTATTACAGGTGAATTATCTGGTTTTAAAGATAAACGAGCATGTTAACTGATGACGgctccctccctcgcttcctcCTCCCGTCCTGTCAGGAGCTGATCAGCTTCCTGCGTAGCCACTCCCACAGTGCGGTGTACGCCAGCTCCACGTCGCCCCCTGTGGCCCAGCAGATCATCACCTCCATGAGGATCATCATGGGCGAGGACGGCACGTCGCTGGGTGAGTTCTTCTGAACCACAATCCATCAGCAGCAGCAAAGCCCTCAGCCACGGAGACAACAATAGGACTGATAGGAACCACTATGGGTCATTGCACGGTCATGTGACTAGTATGTCCTGATGATTACAGATGCAATAGTACATACTTTGTAATGGCAGCTGCTGTACGTACTAAAAGATAAATGTAAAAGTATGTGATTCAGGACGCAGTCTGTCTCCAACAGGGCACGGCATGTCTGGTACCGGCACTGTCATGCTACGTTCATCCACTAGATGGTAGCATGGATCTGTACAGCTGTTCTAGGCTAGTCAGGCCTGGGCTTGACTCAGTTAGAGAAGGCTATtcctacacacacgcgcacacacacacacacacacacacacagagagagagactactggcAGGAAGCCTCTTGTCCTTGTGACTCACAAGGTTAGCAAAGGTAGAGCTACCTTTGCACTACCTGCGCTTAGACTCTGAGGCTGAGGAGATGTTTACCTTAGCGCTCCCTGTCCTCCAACCCTGCCATAAAACAACGTCTCAGTCTCGTCATGTCGCTAGGATGACCTCCCCCGTAAAGAACGTTCAGAACGTCCGGCGCTCGTTAGAAGCTGGCACCGAGCACGTGGATGTGACCCGAGCTGGGAGGAGAGCTTCATGTGAGCAGATCTCAGTATGACAGGAATGTCCAACCAGTGGAGAGAAATCTCCCTCAATCTCTTTGTctcgctttttttttttcccgcccccccccccccaccccttccaacTTATCACTCTGCAGTGCTCGGAATGAGAACGCTATGTGAATTTCATTTCAGACTTGTTGTGTCTGCAGTGCAGCTGAAGGCCCTTGAAGTAGACGTTTTTTTCGGAGGTGTTTTTCAACACCGCAGGACCGCTGGTTGTTGTTGGCATTGGCGACCTGCACGTTGAATCAGAGCGGCGCAATGCGGCGCAATGCGGCGCAGTGCAAAGCCTCCCCACAGTGGACCTATCCACAGTGCAGATCCAGTGGACTGAATCCATCGCCTGTTTTCGTtatttaatgtaaatatatattatgTGCATGTGTTGTTTTACAAAATCATTTAAGATTGATGGCAGGGTGACTTGGCCTCTTGCAGTTGAGGTGGCTGCTGCTGTCGCTGCTAAACTCGTGTGTTGTTCAGTGTTGATCAACTAAGGTCCGTCACACAGCTACCCGTAAATTGCCAAATGGCCTATATTGGCAATCACTCGATCAATTAAAGCAGTGATGATTGTGGATAGGAAAATGAACTTGTATCGCCCAACTCCCTACTGTGTACAAAGTAACTGCCCagagtgtgtgcacgtggggAGATCCTGTGCATGCCTGGCTGGTGGGTCCGGGGGCATGGTCAGCGGTGTAATGAACCTCTTCTTGTGGTTGCCAGGTGCGGAGCGGCTGAAACAGCTGTCGGAGAACACCACTTACTTCCGCAGGAAGCTGCGAGAGGACGGCTTCATCATCTACGGCAACGACGACTCCCCCGTGGTCCCCCTGATGCTGTACATGCCTGCCAAGATAGGGTGGGTAACtcgctacccacacacacacactgctgtcacacacacgcacaagctatccacacacacctacacacacaacccaatgtgtgcgtgtgacagtagggtgtgtgtgtgtgtgtgtgctgcagggcaTTTGGCAGGGAGATGGTGAAGAGGAACATTGGAACCGTGGTGGTGGGATTCCCAGCGACGCCAATCATCGAGTCGAGGGCGCGCTTCTGCGTGTCGGCCTCACACACCAGAGAGATGCTGGATACGGTGAGATCTGTCTGTCCATGATGCCTGACACCAGACACTGACTCAACAGGCAGAACATGTCACATTGACTTCATCCCTGCTACAAACAGCATCTATTTTGGTCCCGATTCATATACCCAAAGTTTCAAACCTGTGTTAGCCATTAGCTATAACCATCCTGCCTTAAAGCACGATTGCATTGGGAAAtgcattcaataaaaaaaacgaaaGGCATGTACTGACAACTAATCACTTCTCTTCCGAGAAGTTTCCCAGCAGCCAGTGAGGCCTGCCTTCAGATTGTTGAtatgtagcaggtgtgtgtcgtCAGTACGGCTTCTCAATGTCAGATTCATCAGGGGCCGAGTTGAGACTTGAAAGAGCAGCACTGGATCTCTGGCTAGATTCAAATCAGTTGTGATTTTTATTTGGGGTGTGCTGCCTCTCCCCAGCAACACTTCATTCATCTCTCTGAAGAGCTTGTCAGCGCCATGTTTTAATAGGTCATTTAAAGCACATCGTCTTCTGCTTTGTTGAATGCAAGAAGCCTCTTTTTGCTTATCTGGAAAACCGTGCTCTCTGGTTCCAGTTTTGGaatcagggagagggggagggaggggaggtaaaTAGTTTCCATGTGTCATGCAGCGTAGATAAGGTCTCCTATGGTAAGAAAAGGAGTTGTGTGGTTTTGATGTGATTTTCTTGTACACCTTTAGTCCGAAAATCTTTCCTGGTTGTttagagacacacagaacaatCAGGATGAATCTCAACTTGCTTTTAACTCACGTCACTGATGTGAGATGACGATATTCAAACTCTCTACATGCACTGTTTGTGTGTCGCTTGAGATACAAGGGTCTGCTAAGTGAACACAATGTAAATAATCATGTTCAGCAGTCAACAATCATTCAGCAGTCTGTTTTCATCTTGTTTGCGGACTGTGCTTCATGTAGAATAACAGAGGATAGGATTTGATCACGGGTTGAAATCCCCCTGTGCTGTGGTGACTTGAGATGAGAACACATTATTGTTATGGTTATGATTAACCAGTGTTGTCTGTCTCCATCAGGCTCTGGCGGCCATCTCGGAGGTGGGGGATCTGCTGCAGCTCAAGTACTCCAGAGAGGAGCgacctccagcctctcagagCTGCTGCTCTTCCCAGAGCCTGTCCTTCCAATGAACCACCTCGCCACCCTAACCACCTGTActaccctctctcccagccttaaccctgaccccacctcccccctactACCCAGCACCTAGGCTCGCACCCTGACGCCCTCTACTACCTCCACTCCCAGCCTTACCACTTACACCACCACCCAGTACCTCGTACCTTGTCCAAGTTGAAGGTCACCCATGTCTTAATTTCTGTcattttaaagtgtgtgtgtttgtgtgtaaagtcTGTTTCTATCTTAACTTATACTGTTTGTTTTGGTCCTAATGTTAAGAAATAACTGTGTGCACCCTGTGTCTTACTGCACTATAGTAACTAAGTAGTTACTGGGTTAAATACACTGTACATGGACCTTATTGTACTATAGTATAAATATGTATTATGACATTTATTGGTTCAACCAATTCGAGTAAACTAGACGCGAAGATATACGCGAAAAACTTTCACGTTGGTTGAACTCCCAAAACTACTAAAAACGTGGAATTCAGATAAGCTTCATCAAGAAACGGTTTTGAATTGGCTTTAAAAGGTTGTATTCTAATCAATATGTTACTTGAATACTACCATGTCCGTGTGTTCCGTCTCTTACCAAAGTATGTGTATATATTCTGTGATATTACGGAGAATCGAGATTAGAGACATCTAGAAAGATAAGAGCAGCAGAAAGCGAACGCGCTCAGAATATATTTTTATGCTTTTTTTTTCTACGAATGTGACTTTCTAGCCTTAAGTGTTCATGACTGCACTCAAAAAAACATGAGCCCAGTGTCCTTATAATTTCTTTAAAGTTTAACTGCACCATCTATGTTCCTTTCTCAAGCGCGTATCGGTAACCAGCGTCGATGTTACCAAGCTAACAAAATGACAAGCTAATACCGAGCGCCCATGCTGAACGCATGAAGAGGCTGCATATTATGTGACACCACTCTGATGTTCAGCTAGTTTTAGTTCTTGTTTATGCCCTTGTTATTCAGTAGCTTGCCTGATGAAAGTTCCTTATTTTAAAAGCAGCTGCCAAATGTTGATCTAGTGTACCAACGTTGTTGGGGAACTCTGAATGTGTGCGCATACTGACAGGCATAGTAGACTAATGCTGTTATGACGTATTCGTTGTCCAATCAGAAGTCCGTGCTgatgaacatttttttttttgcaactgTTTGATTAACTATGATCTTATTGAATGGCATTCCAGTTAGTGTTGGTCTGTTTCTGCTTCGTTGTTTTGTTGTGACTGTTTGATTTTAAATGTTGACACATCCAAGTTCATTTCAAATTTGAGAACATGTCATTGTCAACGGTTGATTGTGTGCTTATCGCTTTTCACTTTTGCAATGGAAATCGAAAAAATAGACATTTGTTGTGCTTCTCAGACTTAAAGCTCGGGTTGAGTTCCAGACGTGATCATTCCTTTCAAATAATTAAAACTGCATATTAACGTTATTAATTGTTGATAGGTAGGCCTAATGGTTTTACCATTGCAGCAGTGACATTTTTTCAGCATCACCTGAAATGAAATAGCATTGTCATCAACTGTCGCCAAAGACACTCCAAACTGGTCTTTGTCAGTATCTTCCTTAAAAACAACTCAGAACTATGTGATTGCAGTCAGCAAAATGACCATTCGCTTATAAGGAATGTTTTTGGCTAATTAAATAAGGCTATTCAAAAACAAAAGTGCATAAAAAAGTTAGATGGTAGGCTATTGGTCCGTCTTTTGCAAAGTGATATACAATTAGGCAACTATGTAATTCTTTGAGACGTCAGTTTCTTCTCTTGGCAAGTTTAATTTCTTTGGGTTGAAAATAACACACTCTAAGCCTTTTTGTTGCAAATTTGATGTCCATGCAGTTCAAACAAAGAATAAAATCGGTATTTCTTTGTATCGGgctctttacatttagtcatttagcagaagtgTCTTTAAAGTATCTTTCtctacacacacccagacacagtgTTGACAATATACCCGAATGAGTGAAAATGTGTGGATTTGTAGCTATCTGCAGAGACCTCCTCACGCTCTCAGTTTCGTGAGTGAGCGGGCCGCCACCAGAAGCGACTGTCTCTGGGATGCGTAACCTGCGTGGATAACGCGCTTCAAATCGGGTATTATAGCGTCAGAGTTGAAACGCGTACGGCGTCTAAACTCCAGATGTTGATGTATTGGAAGAAACTACCCACCCACGGTGAAATGAGTCGGCGCATCCTTAAGTAGTTGAACAAACGTGCAACGGTGCGGACGGGAGAACTGTGTGGGCACTTTGAAGGATTTGGTACTTATAGCTCTCATTAGCTTGTTTGGGGAAACTTGAAGCGCGACAGACACCGAGCTAAGCGCGCGGCACTGGCAGATCAGAGAAACTACCTTGAGATTTGTGGCGAGTTGGTGCGGGTATAGTGCGTCGGGCACCCTAGGACATAAGAGCGCATCAATTTAAATTTTAGACTTCATGTCTGCCGGAGGTCAATACTTCACTCATCCAGAAACAACTTCCAAGTAGAGAAGATATGATAGCTAGAAAACAACTTTTCTACCACCAAAAAATCGAGAACTAAAGAAATCGTTAGCTAGTTCTGAGGACCCGCATATTCTACCGGTTAGCCCTGAGTGGTCCCGTCTGTGGAGAATGTGTAATCTCGGCGGGAAGATCTTGATGCTTTTCCTCATCTTTATAATACTTTTATTTAATTCCGTTTGTGGGTTTCCCACGAAGCACAATAATGTTGCAAGTAAGCTGAACAACGGAGTGTCGTTACAGGTAAGAAAACT belongs to Osmerus mordax isolate fOsmMor3 chromosome 8, fOsmMor3.pri, whole genome shotgun sequence and includes:
- the sptlc2b gene encoding serine palmitoyltransferase 2b, producing the protein MTESSAYKLLNGDACHRTTNGKKSRKDFVNNRGLFQQQKYRPPRDKNNHAVRNASLYNKPFVESFEETPLLVAVLTYVGYGILTVFGYLRDFLRGWRIESHHVAQERDEQKDFVPLYQDFENFYTRNLYMRIRDNWNRPICSVPGAKMDLMERVSHDYNWTFEHTGNVVKDVINMGSYNYLGFAENIGTCADAATNATLKYGVGVASTRHEMGNLDVHEELEQLVARFLGVESSMVFGMGFATNSMNIPALTGKGCLILSDELNHASLVLGARLSGSTIRVFKHNNMQSLEKMLRDAIVHGQPRTHRPWKKILILVEGIYSMEGSIVRLPEVIALKKRYQAYLYLDEAHSVGALGPRGGGVVDYFGLDPRDVDVMMGTFTKSFGAAGGYIGGKKELISFLRSHSHSAVYASSTSPPVAQQIITSMRIIMGEDGTSLGAERLKQLSENTTYFRRKLREDGFIIYGNDDSPVVPLMLYMPAKIGAFGREMVKRNIGTVVVGFPATPIIESRARFCVSASHTREMLDTALAAISEVGDLLQLKYSREERPPASQSCCSSQSLSFQ